A genome region from Nitrospira sp. includes the following:
- a CDS encoding 4Fe-4S dicluster domain-containing protein: MAADPKYGRRDFLKDSVVSVAKAAREFAAHKDAPRAQPVAPVRTDWLRPPGAVDEALFLERCTRCSDCTEACPPGAIVSDLSNGTPVIFSNQIACELCDDFPCIAACATEALLPVADCFGVRMGLATVSHRVCTAGQGCHACVSKCPVEALSMDFHALHLVVAPERCVGCGMCEQICKTVNDRIAIKVTPARNLSAGAIGY; the protein is encoded by the coding sequence ATGGCCGCTGATCCCAAATACGGGCGTCGTGATTTTCTGAAGGACTCTGTCGTGTCGGTGGCGAAGGCTGCGCGGGAATTTGCGGCCCATAAGGATGCGCCCCGCGCGCAACCGGTCGCACCCGTGCGAACTGACTGGCTGCGTCCTCCGGGTGCTGTCGATGAGGCACTGTTTCTTGAGCGGTGCACACGTTGTAGTGATTGCACGGAAGCCTGCCCGCCGGGCGCAATCGTGAGTGACCTGTCGAACGGGACGCCGGTCATTTTTTCGAATCAGATCGCGTGCGAATTATGCGACGATTTCCCCTGTATCGCCGCTTGTGCGACCGAGGCACTCCTGCCGGTTGCCGATTGCTTTGGTGTGCGAATGGGGCTGGCGACGGTGTCGCACCGTGTTTGCACGGCAGGACAGGGCTGCCACGCCTGTGTATCGAAATGCCCTGTTGAGGCCCTTTCGATGGATTTTCACGCACTCCACCTGGTGGTGGCTCCGGAACGGTGTGTCGGATGTGGTATGTGTGAGCAGATTTGCAAGACGGTCAATGATCGGATTGCGATCAAGGTCACACCGGCGAGAAACTTGTCTGCCGGTGCGATAGGGTACTGA
- a CDS encoding ethylbenzene dehydrogenase-related protein: MRLVQTRNKRLVFGILFSALIVGIMLTIGQVPLAVSQPVTIPVKAIKGVIPMDGANPIWESVPGVIIPLSGQTITTPMHPNISVKSVFVKAVSNGKELGLRLDWSDQTKNDTAIGPQDFRDQAAVMFPVNTAGAPPFQCMGQSGGTVNIWRWNAEWQKDLGKDSAGMWDVDDQYPGIFWDYYFEEPAGGVTYPDRIGRSLGPFNSGIWSGNIMSDPTLRVSSVEDLNANGFSTLTTQAHQDVIGNGVWEPSGSLKGGGYTGPTWRVVVKRSLETGDANDTQFKAGASVPIAFAIWDGSNIERNGMKALSTWFTLKLP, encoded by the coding sequence ATGAGACTGGTGCAGACACGCAATAAGCGTTTGGTGTTTGGCATACTGTTCTCTGCGCTGATCGTCGGCATCATGTTGACGATCGGGCAGGTGCCTCTCGCGGTCAGCCAACCGGTGACCATTCCCGTGAAGGCGATCAAGGGGGTAATCCCGATGGATGGTGCAAACCCCATCTGGGAATCAGTGCCAGGTGTCATCATTCCATTGAGCGGCCAGACCATTACGACTCCGATGCACCCGAACATTTCGGTGAAGTCGGTGTTTGTGAAGGCGGTCAGCAATGGGAAGGAATTGGGGTTGCGCCTCGATTGGAGCGACCAGACCAAGAACGACACGGCAATCGGTCCGCAGGATTTTCGCGACCAAGCCGCTGTCATGTTCCCGGTCAACACTGCGGGCGCCCCGCCATTCCAGTGTATGGGCCAGTCCGGTGGGACGGTCAATATCTGGCGTTGGAACGCCGAGTGGCAGAAGGATCTCGGCAAGGATAGCGCTGGTATGTGGGATGTGGATGACCAGTACCCTGGCATCTTCTGGGATTACTATTTCGAAGAGCCGGCAGGTGGAGTCACCTATCCGGATCGTATCGGCCGGAGCCTTGGCCCATTCAATTCCGGTATTTGGTCCGGCAATATCATGTCTGACCCAACCTTGCGCGTCAGCTCCGTCGAGGATCTGAATGCGAACGGGTTTAGCACCTTGACCACTCAAGCCCATCAAGATGTGATCGGCAATGGTGTGTGGGAGCCGTCCGGGTCCCTCAAGGGCGGTGGATACACCGGCCCAACCTGGCGTGTGGTCGTCAAGCGCTCGCTGGAGACCGGCGATGCGAACGACACCCAGTTCAAGGCGGGCGCTTCGGTGCCAATCGCTTTCGCAATCTGGGATGGTTCCAACATCGAGCGTAACGGTATGAAGGCGCTCTCCACCTGGTTCACGCTGAAATTGCCGTGA
- a CDS encoding WD40 repeat domain-containing protein — protein sequence MSNQTTAPLTTPATGQPTSQSGTPQPPPVDHLAYWKAGFRELKTFRGHSHGVWSVAYAPDGQTIVSGGVDRYVRVWDIETGRLLRSLRGHTADIRALVFTPDGRTLASGSEDRTIRLWNPKTGEPTKLLFTRYDHNVCSLSLSPDGLMLARGSHNKDIKIWEVTTGTDLMTLLGKDQFDHHWSVCVAFSPDGMHLASGSDIGKIRIWEVLPSGEEKILHNGHWEETAEDSTETRGFFIEDDGGFQKPMEFWIGAMVFTPDGKMLITGSRDNTIRFFEMPTMNELRVVRGHNGWVRSLVVSPDGQVLISAGDDNTIRFWDIATGRNFRTDKTHGGAVRGIALSPDGLRLASASWDRTVKLWEGGVEPAD from the coding sequence ATGAGCAATCAAACGACAGCGCCCCTGACCACTCCTGCAACAGGACAACCGACCAGCCAGAGCGGAACCCCACAGCCCCCGCCCGTGGACCATTTAGCATATTGGAAAGCGGGGTTTCGTGAACTGAAGACGTTTCGAGGACACTCGCACGGCGTGTGGTCCGTCGCCTACGCTCCCGATGGTCAGACGATTGTCAGCGGCGGCGTCGACCGCTACGTCCGCGTCTGGGACATTGAAACCGGGCGACTCCTGCGTTCCTTAAGAGGCCACACCGCCGATATTCGCGCCCTGGTCTTCACGCCGGACGGCCGCACGCTGGCCTCAGGCAGCGAAGACCGGACCATCCGCCTCTGGAACCCGAAAACCGGCGAGCCGACCAAGCTCTTATTTACCCGGTACGATCACAATGTCTGCAGCCTGTCGTTGTCTCCTGACGGCCTCATGCTGGCTCGCGGCAGTCACAATAAGGACATCAAGATCTGGGAAGTCACGACCGGCACCGACCTCATGACCCTGCTCGGGAAAGACCAATTCGATCACCATTGGTCGGTCTGTGTGGCCTTTTCACCGGACGGGATGCACCTCGCCAGCGGCTCCGACATCGGGAAGATCAGAATCTGGGAAGTGCTGCCGAGCGGAGAGGAGAAAATTCTCCACAATGGTCATTGGGAAGAAACCGCCGAGGACTCAACGGAAACCCGCGGCTTCTTCATCGAAGACGATGGAGGATTCCAAAAGCCAATGGAGTTCTGGATCGGCGCGATGGTCTTTACGCCAGATGGGAAAATGCTGATCACCGGCAGCCGTGACAACACGATCCGTTTCTTTGAAATGCCGACGATGAACGAACTGCGCGTCGTGCGCGGGCATAATGGATGGGTTCGGTCGTTAGTGGTCTCCCCCGACGGACAAGTGCTCATCAGTGCGGGGGATGACAACACCATTCGCTTCTGGGACATCGCCACGGGCCGCAACTTCCGAACCGATAAAACCCATGGTGGGGCCGTACGCGGAATCGCCCTCTCGCCGGACGGACTACGCCTGGCCAGCGCGTCCTGGGATCGTACGGTGAAGTTGTGGGAAGGCGGCGTAGAGCCGGCAGACTAA
- a CDS encoding radical SAM protein: MKVSLLFPPTWHPSQPYLSLPSLTGFLTQAGVRDVSQRDLGIELLDKVLTQSFAHDLYQQLVAKQKNLERERTGETGPGSAEQLARVIESLDRFPYLFERIELAKETLRGEGFYDIEAYRNSLFLIDKWLEVLSSLYFPTRMTVVDNQFGDYSIYSSKDLIKAIRDEGQNPYISLFREHVLPSILADRPDLVGVSITATSQIIPGLTLCRLIKEHAPELHVTVGGSIFTRLVDNLRRCPWLFDLVDDFVVFEGETALLELVHQMDGKRDFSKVPNLIYRQNGKITVNQPFYSENINQLTAPNYDGFPLDLYLSPEPVLPVQFSRGCYYKDCAFCALTLDHQNFRQRDPGKTVDDLVWLKERYGAQSFFFTDECFALSPTKRLCQQMIDRQVNVKWTCELRFEKNLTRELLGQMRDAGCLKIVFGLESFNQRVMDFMKKGIKQESVRRIVDDCVDLGIAVHCYVIVGFPTEKEEEALETMNFVVGNKKLHESYGFSCQPCLFDLEKEAPIMSDPGSYGIRRIMRPATEDLSLGFFFEVQEGMTPAQSEQLYQQVYEKISEVVCELPFNYSMADGLLYIARAKSQALQVPQPTGS, translated from the coding sequence ATGAAAGTTTCACTCCTGTTTCCTCCTACGTGGCACCCGTCTCAGCCCTACCTCAGTCTTCCATCATTGACCGGATTCCTCACTCAGGCTGGCGTGAGGGACGTCTCGCAGCGCGATCTCGGTATTGAGTTGCTGGACAAGGTGCTGACGCAGTCCTTTGCGCATGACCTCTATCAGCAACTCGTTGCCAAGCAGAAGAATCTCGAGCGGGAGCGTACCGGAGAGACCGGGCCCGGGAGTGCGGAGCAGCTGGCTCGTGTGATCGAATCGCTGGACCGGTTTCCGTATTTGTTCGAGCGAATTGAGTTGGCAAAAGAGACGCTGCGGGGAGAAGGATTTTACGATATTGAGGCCTACCGCAATAGCCTCTTTCTGATCGATAAATGGCTCGAGGTATTGTCCTCTCTGTATTTTCCGACTCGGATGACCGTGGTCGATAACCAATTCGGCGACTATTCGATCTACTCGTCGAAGGACCTGATCAAGGCCATTCGCGACGAAGGGCAGAATCCCTATATCAGCCTCTTCCGCGAACATGTGTTGCCGTCCATTTTGGCTGATCGCCCCGATCTGGTCGGTGTCTCGATTACCGCGACCTCGCAAATTATTCCCGGTCTTACGCTGTGCCGACTGATCAAGGAGCATGCGCCGGAACTGCATGTGACGGTTGGCGGAAGTATCTTTACCCGGCTGGTCGATAATCTTCGGCGTTGCCCTTGGCTGTTCGATCTGGTTGATGACTTCGTCGTGTTTGAAGGCGAAACCGCTCTGCTGGAGCTGGTACACCAGATGGACGGCAAGCGGGATTTCAGCAAGGTTCCGAATCTGATTTATCGCCAGAACGGCAAAATTACTGTTAATCAGCCCTTTTATTCCGAAAATATCAATCAGCTTACCGCGCCCAATTACGACGGCTTTCCACTGGATCTGTATTTGTCTCCAGAGCCTGTCCTGCCAGTCCAATTTTCACGTGGCTGCTACTACAAAGATTGCGCGTTCTGCGCCCTCACGTTGGATCACCAGAACTTCAGACAGCGTGATCCGGGTAAGACGGTGGACGATCTGGTTTGGTTGAAAGAACGCTATGGCGCGCAATCATTTTTCTTCACCGACGAATGTTTCGCGCTCTCTCCAACCAAACGCCTATGCCAGCAGATGATCGATCGACAGGTGAATGTGAAGTGGACCTGCGAATTGCGGTTCGAAAAGAATCTGACACGCGAACTGCTTGGCCAGATGCGAGATGCTGGCTGTTTGAAGATCGTCTTCGGACTGGAATCCTTTAATCAGCGAGTCATGGATTTCATGAAAAAGGGGATCAAGCAGGAATCCGTTCGCCGAATCGTCGATGACTGCGTCGATCTTGGGATTGCCGTGCATTGTTATGTGATCGTCGGGTTCCCCACGGAGAAAGAGGAAGAAGCGCTTGAGACCATGAACTTCGTGGTGGGGAATAAGAAGCTCCATGAATCCTATGGATTCTCCTGTCAGCCCTGTCTGTTCGATCTGGAGAAAGAGGCGCCGATCATGAGTGATCCGGGGAGTTACGGGATCAGGCGTATCATGCGGCCGGCGACCGAAGACCTCAGCCTGGGCTTCTTTTTTGAAGTGCAGGAAGGTATGACGCCTGCTCAGTCCGAGCAGCTCTATCAGCAGGTCTACGAAAAAATCAGCGAAGTGGTGTGCGAATTACCGTTTAACTATTCCATGGCCGATGGGTTGCTCTATATCGCCCGGGCCAAGTCGCAAGCGTTGCAAGTGCCACAACCGACCGGCTCATAG
- a CDS encoding PAS domain S-box protein — protein MLFWSRSHSLQRKIITAIVMVGLLPLCLSLVLTYLEERRALRETIGANFKEVAVEAARRIEMQVTRGVNEAQQLAATPFLRTSVTESNRTYLDKDEKTVQSMIKAWQQRWRQRDKQSEFPLFINRIVTNYLIRWHDIRKADYVGIFVTDNRGALVVSSIPQVEYYHGKATWWQAVMKRGTGKVFVSDIFFDPAFGTHVVNVSAPIIDDEQHVTIGAVTVLLRRDTLFHSVSEATVGQTGHAMLFNSDGVPLICPVLAPEEHAVKPELVSAISGSVAGWTTVGTDSHGGENSIVGFAPVRLGTELTPNSLGGKRWVTFVRQDPSESYAPLSRLVVQVTVYGLGVFGVLLLTGLMVARRIARPIGLLHEGVQRIGSGRLDQRLELKTGDEIEQLADAFNKMAANLRTSFEQIEQRMEEVRRLEERYRDLIEHSPEMIYQLNKTGQFVHVNKTGLDKLGYTLEEMLQMRLWDLVPKGRETEVLAYLERLVSQGRSTIETVFVAGDGHPIDVEIHATALFESGGGLVHSRAFVRDVTERRLLEQQIHQYTTRLELAVNERTQQLVASQERYKALFDLVADSVFMVGEDGVIVAVNKREEQALGYSEQQVVGSSILNVVEPVHHDEMRVLLEKIRAGERQVPTQEITVCDATGRKTPVEMDLILVRGSDHTWVMVQLRDITDRKRLERQMHTYQQELEAKVSERTREIEETKQYLENLLENANDVIYTLDREQCFTYVNSKILAWGYAKEDLLGRPYLGLLSKRHRGRRLKSTLDIGMKQVYEVEVLTKSGEPRSVMVSVSPLHGVEGEILGVLGIARDMTDTKKLEQQIRNSEKLASVGKLAAGVAHEINNPLGGILNCLYNMRKGTLSPSRQEEYLVSMEDGLRRVQRIVRQLLDFSQQHNPELALADINQVVNRVLLLTDHLFVPHRVQLETALSPDLPELMIDRHMMEQVLMNLVLNAIQAMRNGGVLTIRTSMDEAHCLVRIQDSGCGISSSVLPRIFDPFFTTKNEGEGTGLGLSVSLGIVERHGGKIFVESEVGQGTTFTVSIPLATERHAIGRFS, from the coding sequence ATGCTGTTCTGGAGCCGGTCTCACAGTCTCCAGCGAAAGATCATTACGGCCATCGTGATGGTCGGACTCTTGCCGTTGTGTCTCTCCCTCGTGCTCACCTATCTCGAAGAGCGCCGGGCGCTTCGGGAAACCATCGGGGCCAATTTTAAAGAAGTGGCGGTGGAAGCCGCCCGGCGAATTGAGATGCAGGTGACGCGTGGCGTCAATGAGGCGCAACAGCTCGCTGCCACCCCCTTCCTCCGTACCTCGGTGACCGAATCCAATCGGACCTACCTGGATAAGGACGAAAAAACCGTCCAGTCCATGATCAAAGCGTGGCAGCAGCGGTGGCGTCAACGGGACAAACAGAGCGAGTTCCCGCTGTTCATCAACCGGATCGTGACCAATTACCTGATTCGATGGCATGACATCCGGAAGGCCGACTATGTGGGGATTTTTGTGACGGACAACCGCGGCGCGCTCGTGGTGAGTTCGATTCCGCAGGTCGAGTATTACCATGGCAAGGCCACCTGGTGGCAGGCGGTGATGAAACGGGGCACGGGCAAGGTCTTTGTCAGCGACATCTTTTTCGATCCGGCCTTCGGCACCCACGTCGTCAACGTGTCGGCGCCGATCATTGACGATGAGCAGCATGTGACGATCGGTGCGGTCACAGTTCTGCTGCGTCGGGATACCCTATTCCATTCCGTATCGGAAGCCACCGTCGGACAGACGGGGCATGCCATGTTATTCAATTCGGACGGGGTTCCGTTGATCTGTCCGGTGTTGGCGCCTGAAGAACATGCGGTCAAGCCGGAACTGGTGAGCGCCATCAGCGGAAGCGTCGCCGGCTGGACGACGGTCGGGACTGATTCGCATGGTGGAGAGAACTCGATCGTGGGGTTTGCGCCGGTCCGGCTGGGGACTGAATTGACACCCAATAGTTTGGGCGGCAAGCGATGGGTGACATTTGTCCGGCAGGACCCGTCCGAGTCCTATGCGCCGCTCTCACGGCTCGTCGTGCAAGTGACGGTGTATGGCCTGGGGGTGTTCGGTGTGTTGTTGCTGACGGGGTTGATGGTTGCGCGGCGCATCGCGCGTCCGATCGGGCTCTTGCACGAAGGGGTGCAGCGGATCGGAAGCGGGCGGTTGGATCAGCGGCTGGAGCTGAAAACCGGCGATGAAATCGAGCAACTGGCGGACGCCTTCAATAAGATGGCGGCAAACCTGCGCACCTCGTTCGAGCAGATCGAGCAGCGGATGGAGGAGGTCCGTCGGCTGGAGGAGCGATATCGCGATCTCATTGAGCATTCCCCGGAGATGATCTATCAGCTGAATAAGACCGGCCAGTTTGTCCATGTGAACAAGACCGGTCTGGACAAGCTCGGGTACACCCTGGAAGAGATGTTGCAAATGCGTCTCTGGGATCTCGTTCCCAAGGGTCGTGAGACGGAGGTGTTGGCTTATCTGGAGCGATTGGTCTCGCAAGGGCGCAGCACGATAGAAACAGTGTTCGTGGCTGGGGACGGCCATCCGATCGATGTGGAAATTCATGCCACGGCGTTGTTTGAAAGCGGTGGCGGCCTGGTCCACTCGCGCGCGTTTGTCCGCGATGTCACGGAACGGCGCCTGCTGGAGCAGCAAATCCATCAGTACACGACCAGACTCGAACTAGCGGTCAACGAGCGTACGCAGCAACTGGTGGCCTCGCAAGAACGCTACAAGGCGCTGTTCGATTTGGTGGCGGATTCAGTGTTCATGGTGGGAGAAGACGGCGTGATTGTCGCCGTCAACAAACGGGAAGAGCAGGCGTTGGGCTACTCGGAGCAACAGGTCGTCGGAAGCAGTATTCTCAACGTGGTCGAGCCGGTCCACCATGATGAGATGCGAGTGCTGCTGGAAAAGATCCGTGCAGGTGAGCGCCAGGTGCCGACTCAGGAAATCACTGTGTGCGATGCCACCGGCAGGAAAACGCCGGTGGAAATGGACCTGATTTTGGTGCGCGGCAGCGACCATACGTGGGTGATGGTTCAACTTCGCGACATCACCGACCGGAAACGGCTTGAACGGCAGATGCATACCTACCAGCAGGAGCTGGAAGCGAAGGTCAGCGAGCGCACCCGTGAGATCGAAGAGACCAAGCAATACCTTGAGAACCTCCTGGAGAATGCCAATGACGTCATTTACACGCTCGATCGGGAGCAGTGTTTCACGTATGTGAACAGCAAGATTTTGGCGTGGGGATATGCCAAGGAGGATCTGTTGGGGCGTCCGTATCTGGGCTTGCTCTCGAAGCGACATCGGGGGCGTCGGTTGAAATCGACGCTGGATATCGGGATGAAGCAGGTCTATGAGGTCGAAGTGTTGACGAAATCCGGCGAGCCGCGCTCCGTGATGGTCAGCGTGTCACCGCTTCACGGCGTGGAGGGGGAGATTCTGGGGGTGCTCGGGATCGCCCGCGATATGACGGACACGAAGAAGCTCGAGCAACAAATTAGAAACTCCGAGAAGCTGGCGTCGGTAGGAAAGCTGGCTGCGGGGGTGGCGCACGAGATCAACAACCCGCTGGGGGGGATTCTTAATTGCCTCTACAACATGCGTAAGGGGACCCTGTCGCCGTCCAGGCAGGAGGAGTACCTGGTGTCGATGGAAGACGGATTGCGGCGGGTGCAACGGATCGTCCGGCAACTGCTCGATTTCTCGCAGCAGCACAATCCCGAACTCGCGCTAGCCGATATCAATCAAGTCGTCAATCGGGTGTTACTGCTGACGGACCATTTGTTTGTTCCCCACCGGGTGCAGTTGGAGACGGCCCTCTCGCCCGATCTTCCCGAGCTGATGATCGATCGGCATATGATGGAGCAGGTGCTGATGAATCTTGTGTTGAATGCGATTCAAGCGATGCGGAACGGCGGGGTGCTGACCATTCGTACGTCGATGGACGAGGCGCATTGCCTGGTCCGGATTCAGGATTCCGGTTGCGGCATTTCTTCCTCGGTGTTACCGCGGATATTTGACCCGTTCTTTACCACCAAAAATGAAGGGGAAGGCACCGGGCTTGGCCTGTCTGTCAGCCTGGGCATTGTGGAACGGCATGGAGGGAAGATTTTTGTCGAGAGTGAAGTCGGTCAAGGGACCACCTTTACCGTCTCCATTCCGCTTGCGACGGAACGACACGCCATCGGGAGGTTTTCGTGA
- a CDS encoding sigma-54 dependent transcriptional regulator, which produces MKGLKVLIIDDEPLMRLSMLDALEGIGCEVMAAATGTEGLSILGTRQFEIVITDLRLPGADGLTILKACKDRSPTTEVILITAHGSVDTAVGAIKLGAYDYITKPFQMDELLLIVERVGKILGLRRENSELKEVLEDRFSFGGILGCNHQMRALLEKIKLVAATEAPVSLIGERGTGKELVAHAIHLNSPRRDQPLIKVCCADLPEALLEAELFGYEKGAFPGALRQRRGRFELAHKGTLLLDDMERLSVDLQAKVWRVLQERRCERVGGRESIAVDVRIIGAATRDLTEGAEQGRFHRELCAQLTAVQIVLPPLRERREDVLVIAEHVLETKLATLGKSLDGFAQPSRELLLHYSFPGNVGELEQLVERAADLGRDGEAVQPWDLCGFQTCPYLGGAPQAGCGFCAEGLMAHIEKPESSAPVTLATAREAFERDYIAAVLKQVDGSRTNAATILGLSRKALWDKCKRYGLSSAKGEAEEREE; this is translated from the coding sequence GTGAAAGGGCTGAAGGTACTGATTATTGACGATGAACCGTTGATGCGACTGTCCATGCTGGATGCCTTGGAAGGTATTGGGTGTGAGGTCATGGCGGCGGCGACCGGGACAGAGGGACTGTCTATCTTAGGCACCCGGCAATTCGAGATCGTGATTACCGATCTGCGTCTTCCCGGCGCCGACGGGCTCACCATCTTGAAGGCCTGTAAGGATCGGAGTCCGACGACGGAAGTGATTTTGATTACCGCCCATGGATCAGTTGATACGGCAGTGGGTGCGATCAAGCTGGGGGCGTACGACTACATCACGAAGCCGTTTCAAATGGATGAGCTCCTGTTGATCGTCGAGCGCGTGGGAAAAATTCTTGGGTTACGGCGGGAAAATAGTGAGTTGAAAGAGGTGCTGGAGGATCGATTTAGTTTCGGCGGGATCCTCGGGTGCAACCATCAGATGCGGGCCTTGCTGGAGAAGATCAAGTTGGTGGCCGCGACCGAGGCACCAGTGTCACTGATCGGTGAGCGCGGGACGGGCAAAGAGTTGGTGGCCCATGCCATTCATTTGAATAGTCCCCGGCGCGATCAGCCCCTGATCAAGGTCTGTTGTGCAGACCTTCCCGAGGCTCTCCTAGAGGCCGAGTTATTCGGTTACGAAAAGGGCGCGTTCCCCGGGGCGCTGCGCCAACGACGTGGACGATTCGAGTTGGCACACAAGGGAACCCTGCTGCTCGATGACATGGAGAGGCTCTCCGTCGACCTCCAGGCGAAGGTGTGGCGCGTGCTTCAAGAACGGCGATGTGAGCGTGTCGGCGGGCGGGAATCCATCGCTGTGGATGTCCGTATCATCGGTGCAGCTACGCGTGACCTGACGGAAGGGGCTGAGCAGGGGCGATTTCATCGAGAGCTCTGCGCGCAATTGACGGCCGTGCAGATCGTGCTCCCGCCGTTACGCGAGCGGCGCGAAGATGTGCTGGTGATTGCCGAGCATGTGCTGGAGACGAAGTTGGCCACCCTTGGCAAGTCTCTGGACGGCTTTGCGCAACCCAGTCGCGAGTTGCTGTTGCATTATTCGTTTCCCGGCAATGTCGGCGAACTGGAGCAATTGGTGGAGCGTGCCGCTGATTTGGGGCGTGACGGAGAAGCCGTGCAGCCCTGGGACCTCTGCGGGTTTCAGACCTGTCCCTATCTCGGCGGGGCGCCTCAAGCGGGCTGCGGTTTTTGTGCGGAGGGATTGATGGCGCACATTGAGAAGCCGGAGTCGAGCGCTCCGGTTACACTCGCGACTGCCCGGGAAGCATTTGAGCGGGACTACATTGCCGCGGTTTTGAAGCAGGTGGATGGCAGCCGAACCAATGCCGCTACGATCCTCGGGTTGTCGCGAAAGGCTTTGTGGGATAAATGCAAGCGCTACGGGCTCTCCTCCGCCAAGGGGGAGGCGGAGGAGAGAGAGGAGTAG
- a CDS encoding molecular chaperone TorD family protein, which translates to MTSKQVVQPTSPSSTAIAPPQAVAIKDSPAVERALNRSKIYLLFSWSLLYPEDEEFLDYLQCGEFVEDGRAALDGLRLALDGIGGDRASQKIALLKKQFDQIEKLVSAECVNWQIGDLQTEHRRVFTNVITLDCPPYETLFGNDHVFAQSHVMGDIAGFYKAFGVELSKDVHERLDHLSVELEFMHFLTYKESYSRCHDGIDKTEIVVDAQKKFIKNHIGRWVPLFCRMLAKKSDTGLFKLIADCMSEWMDFEVAFLGVTVQPYSEADYRPATFNAPEGQTYECGAQDKGNELSMLLSEVGAESFMDQRTKEKDGEKSEGPVGTA; encoded by the coding sequence ATGACATCGAAACAGGTCGTGCAGCCCACCTCCCCGTCCTCCACCGCAATCGCTCCTCCGCAGGCGGTTGCTATAAAAGATTCGCCAGCCGTTGAACGCGCGCTCAATCGCAGCAAAATATACCTCCTCTTTTCCTGGAGCTTGTTGTACCCGGAGGATGAGGAGTTTTTGGATTATTTGCAGTGCGGGGAATTCGTCGAAGACGGACGCGCGGCATTAGATGGATTGCGTCTCGCGCTCGATGGAATCGGTGGTGATCGCGCTAGCCAAAAAATTGCCCTGCTGAAAAAGCAGTTCGATCAGATCGAAAAGCTGGTTTCAGCTGAGTGTGTCAATTGGCAGATCGGCGATCTTCAGACGGAACATCGCCGGGTGTTTACGAACGTGATCACGCTGGATTGTCCTCCCTACGAGACGCTTTTCGGGAATGATCACGTCTTTGCGCAATCCCATGTGATGGGGGATATTGCAGGTTTTTACAAAGCTTTTGGAGTCGAACTCTCGAAAGACGTGCATGAGCGTCTGGATCACCTGAGTGTCGAGCTCGAGTTCATGCATTTTCTGACCTATAAAGAGTCCTATTCGCGTTGCCATGATGGTATCGACAAGACCGAGATCGTGGTCGATGCGCAAAAGAAGTTCATCAAGAATCACATCGGCCGATGGGTTCCGTTGTTCTGTCGGATGCTGGCGAAGAAGTCGGATACCGGCTTGTTCAAATTGATTGCCGACTGTATGTCAGAGTGGATGGATTTTGAGGTCGCCTTCCTTGGGGTGACGGTGCAGCCGTACTCTGAGGCGGACTATAGACCAGCTACCTTCAATGCTCCAGAAGGTCAAACCTACGAGTGCGGGGCGCAAGACAAGGGTAATGAGCTCAGCATGCTGCTGAGTGAAGTCGGAGCTGAATCCTTCATGGACCAACGGACGAAAGAGAAGGATGGCGAGAAGAGCGAGGGCCCAGTCGGGACTGCGTAG